TGGGAAGTGGTGGATTTGGCAACACCTTTCTAGCAGAAGATACTCATATGCCTTCGGGCCGTCGCTGTGCAATAAAACAGCTGAAGCCAATAGCACACGACCCCCAGATGTTCCTACAGGCTCAAACTCGTTTCCAGCGAGAAGCGGCAATTTTAGAGGATCTGGGTGAAGGCAGCAATCAAATTCCCAAGTTATACGCCTACTTTTCGGAAGCTGGGCAGTTTTACCTGGTTCAGGAATTTATCGAGGGTCAAACCCTAACGAAGAAGGTGCAAGCCGAGGGAGTGCTTTCTGAGAAGGCGGTTAAGGATATTCTGGTGAGTTTGTTGCCAGTGCTGGATTTTGTCCACAGCAAGCGGATGATTCACCGGGATATCAAGCCGGACAATATTATTATCCGGCAACGGGATGGAAAGCCCGTGCTGATTGATTTCGGCGCTGTTAAGGAAAGTGTGGGCGCGGGGAATACTGCCGTAGGGAACGCCGTCGCCTCGATGGTGATTGGTACGCCGGGGTTTATGCCTTCGGAACAAGGAGTCGGACACCCAGTATTCGCCAGCGATTTGTACAGTTTGGCGCTGACGGCGATTTATTTGCTGACTGGGAAACTGCCGCAAGATTTGCAGAGTGACCCCCGAACTGGGGAAATTTTGTGGCATCAGTACGCATCAAATATGAGTCCCGGCTTTACGGCGGTGTTGGATAAGGCGATTCAGTCGCATCCACGCGATCGCTTTTCCACTGCCAGAGAAATGCTTGATGCTTTACAATCGAGTGCCGCTTTTACCCCAACTCCTGCACTTTCTAATGCAGCAACGATAGCGGTGTCTCCTGGTGCTGGCACTAACACGCCTACTCCTGTATATCCGCCAACAGCAAACAACACACCGCCTGCCGTTGGTCAACCCCAACAGCGGAATCCTTTGCTGATAGGACTTTTAATTGCAGCTGGCTTGGTAAGTGCAGCTGTAGCTGGCACCTTAGTTTTTACCAGAAACCCGCAATCGCCCTCTCCGGTAGCGTCATCTTCTCCTCGCGCCGAGGAACCAATCGCCAGACAAACAGAGCCAACCCCTTCACCAACGCCTGACAATTCGCCCGTAACCCGCGACGAACCAACACCTTCTGTAGCGATCGCGCCAACCCCGACACCAGAACCCGTGCGCGAACCGGAACCCGTACAAACCGCTGAACCAGAACCAGTGCGCGAACCGGAACCTGCGCCAACCCCTGAATCAGTCAGTCCCACACCCGAACCAGCACGTCCCACACCCGAACCAGCGCGTCCCACACCGGAACCCGAAAACAATAACCCAGCGCCAAACGTATCTACCAGCGTTCCAACATTTCAAGTAGGTACAGCCAGAAGCGACATACAAGCAGCACTCGGCAAGCCAAGCAAAGATGTCAGCGGTCTTTGGAGGACGCGCGCTGTAATTTATGAAGTGGTGCCAGATCAGATTGACCTTGGCTACTTATTCGATCGCACTTCTGGACGGCTTCGGCAAACAGAGGTATCCTTTGCCGACTCGGTAGATCCTCAAACAATGTCAACTACATTGAATGGACTTTTACCCAGTGGTGCATCCCCAGATATTCGCCAGGGACTCCGACAAGTGCAACGGGGGCGGCGCAGTTCTTATACTTTCACCCAAGGCAACTTAAGAGGAATGATTGTGCGGCAAGATTGTAATGTTATTTACATTAGTATTTGGGATGCAGATTTACATGAATTTAATGTTAGTTCTGCTCGAAAGTGTTGAAGCTAAAACACGATAACCTGAACATCTCGCTTTTAAAAAGCGCAAGAGCGAGTAACGCTAAGGACGAACAAAGCAAGCCGTAGCTTAGCAGGATTTTAAGGTCGCGTATGCGGCCTTTGTTGGTATAGCATCAGGGTTTATTCTAAGCGGACTAAATTAATTTTTTTTGTCACAATTAAGCAGATGGGTAATATAAACTACTCAGATGCGATCGCATCTACCATAATTGATATTTAG
Above is a genomic segment from Funiculus sociatus GB2-C1 containing:
- a CDS encoding serine/threonine-protein kinase — translated: MPPLLNNRYKIIQTLGSGGFGNTFLAEDTHMPSGRRCAIKQLKPIAHDPQMFLQAQTRFQREAAILEDLGEGSNQIPKLYAYFSEAGQFYLVQEFIEGQTLTKKVQAEGVLSEKAVKDILVSLLPVLDFVHSKRMIHRDIKPDNIIIRQRDGKPVLIDFGAVKESVGAGNTAVGNAVASMVIGTPGFMPSEQGVGHPVFASDLYSLALTAIYLLTGKLPQDLQSDPRTGEILWHQYASNMSPGFTAVLDKAIQSHPRDRFSTAREMLDALQSSAAFTPTPALSNAATIAVSPGAGTNTPTPVYPPTANNTPPAVGQPQQRNPLLIGLLIAAGLVSAAVAGTLVFTRNPQSPSPVASSSPRAEEPIARQTEPTPSPTPDNSPVTRDEPTPSVAIAPTPTPEPVREPEPVQTAEPEPVREPEPAPTPESVSPTPEPARPTPEPARPTPEPENNNPAPNVSTSVPTFQVGTARSDIQAALGKPSKDVSGLWRTRAVIYEVVPDQIDLGYLFDRTSGRLRQTEVSFADSVDPQTMSTTLNGLLPSGASPDIRQGLRQVQRGRRSSYTFTQGNLRGMIVRQDCNVIYISIWDADLHEFNVSSARKC